A genomic window from Silene latifolia isolate original U9 population chromosome Y, ASM4854445v1, whole genome shotgun sequence includes:
- the LOC141628277 gene encoding uncharacterized protein LOC141628277 has product MPEGINTKMKLHAYGLCQDDRCILCESHSETIEHLFNECEFSCKVHKCVEDWIGHPIPTITDLLSANRNNMKWKILAMIITAYRYLIWAQRNRARIELSMTRPEKIAAGLKTMIQTQIRSKCVMRKDMTEQEIRSRLGFF; this is encoded by the coding sequence ATGCCGGAAGGTATCAATACTAAAATGAAATTGCATGCCTATGGTCTCTGTCAAGATGACAGATGCATCCTTTGTGAATCACATTCTGAAACGATTGAACATTTGTTCAATGAATGTGAATTCAGTTGTAAAGTTCATAAATGTGTGGAAGATTGGATTGGTCATCCGATTCCTACCATTACTGATCTATTGAGTGCTAATCGAAACAATATGAAATGGAAAATATTAGCAATGATTATCACAGCTTACAGATACCTGATATGGGCACAAAGAAATCGAGCTCGAATTGAGCTGAGTATGACGAGGCCGGAAAAAATTGCTGCTGGGTTGAAGACGATGATTCAGACGCAAATTCGAAGCAAGTGTGTGATGAGGAAGGATATGACGGAGCAGGAGATCAGAAGTCGTTTGGGTTTCTTTTGA